Proteins encoded together in one Ipomoea triloba cultivar NCNSP0323 chromosome 4, ASM357664v1 window:
- the LOC116015123 gene encoding rhodanese-like domain-containing protein 4A, chloroplastic, producing MESLSQSLSTFPPLLNHSRTLISKPRFTSTRKFTSHCLNSLQTHATKPPNLPPFPRFRHISLNPHFFSLCTALSFPLSCFASGTAVPTEEASAKINLEAILVSIDEFFNRYPFFVAGVTFIWLVVIPLTEEYLQKYKFISAINAFKKLRDEPSCELLDIRDKRSLAYLGSPNLKILKKSALQVHFVEGNEDAFVKEVLENFRDPENTTVCVVDNFDGNSLKVAELLVKNGFKEAYAIRGGLRGNKGWQEIQESLLPLSVRVYPKKKAKVSEQQGKGGQPDEDMDSSVKRSEEITNGSVSKPVQPTSQTRSAARPLSPYPNYPDLKPPSSPTPSKPSS from the exons ATGGAGTCTCTTTCCCAATCCCTATCGACTTTCCCGCCTCTCCTAAACCACTCCAGAACCCTAATCTCCAAGCCCCGATTCACTTCAACCCGGAAATTCACTTCTCATTGCTTAAATTCGCTGCAAACCCACGCCACCAAACCGCCTAACTTGCCCCCATTTCCCCGTTTCCGACATATCTCTCTGAACCCCCATTTCTTCTCTCTGTGTACGGCTCTATCTTTCCCTCTTTCTTGCTTTGCCTCCGGAACCGCTGTGCCCACTGAAGAAGCCTCCGCTAAGATCAACTTAGAAGCAATTTTGGTTTCAATTGACGAGTTCTTTAATAGGTACCCGTTTTTTGTTGCTGGGGTTACGTTCATTTGGCTTGTGGTAATCCCGCTCACCGAAGAGTACTTGCAAAAGTACAAGTTTATATCTGCCATTAATGCGTTTAAGAAGCTCCGGGATGAGCCCAGTTGTGAGCTGTTGGATATTAGGGATAAGAGGAGTTTGGCCTATTTGGGTTCCCCCAATTTGAAAATCTTGAAGAAGAGTGCCCTGCAGGTTCATTTTGTTGAAGGAAATGAAGATGCTTTTGTGAAGGAGGTGTTGGAGAATTTTAGGGACCCGGAAAACACAACAGTTTGTGTTGTAGACAA TTTTGACGGTAACTCATTAAAAGTGGCTGAATTGTTGGTGAAAAATGGCTTCAAAGAGGCCTATGCAATCCGGGGTGGGTTAAGAGGCAACAAAGGATGGCAG GAAATACAAGAATCGCTTCTCCCTTTATCTGTTCGTGTCTACCCCAAGAAGAAAGCCAAAGTGTCAGAACAGCAAGGTAAAGGTGGCCAGCCAGATGAAGATATGGATTCCAGTGTAAAAAGAAGTGAAGAGATTACCAATGGATCTGTTTCAAAGCCCGTTCAACCCACCTCTCAAACAAGAAGTGCTGCTCGGCCATTATCCCCTTATCCAAAT TACCCAGATTTGAAGCCACCGTCTTCTCCAACTCCATCAAAGCCTTCAAGTTGA